The proteins below are encoded in one region of Nitrospira lenta:
- the thiD gene encoding bifunctional hydroxymethylpyrimidine kinase/phosphomethylpyrimidine kinase, whose translation MTARTLKQVLTIAGSDSGGGAGIQADLKSMSANGVFAMSVITAVTAQNTEDVTDVFELPTSIIGSQLDAVFDDFEVSAVKTGMLSSTAIVELVAKMLAVQKVANLVVDPVMVSKSGRALLKPDAIDALKKLLFPLALVVTPNIHEAQQLSGIAIGNLADARRAAKIIHGFGCQYVLIKGGHLLAERGTDLLYDGRFFNIYKGEFIDTPHTHGTGCTFASALAAQLARGKAMTDAVQAAKTYLTETIRHSLAIGHGTGPTNHFYFLET comes from the coding sequence ATGACTGCACGTACTTTAAAGCAAGTTCTCACGATTGCCGGATCCGACTCCGGCGGAGGCGCCGGAATTCAGGCGGACCTCAAATCCATGTCGGCGAACGGCGTCTTCGCGATGTCGGTGATTACCGCCGTCACCGCGCAAAACACGGAAGACGTGACCGATGTGTTCGAGCTGCCGACCTCCATCATTGGCTCGCAGCTCGACGCCGTGTTCGACGACTTCGAGGTCTCCGCCGTCAAAACCGGGATGCTTTCCTCCACGGCGATCGTCGAGCTCGTGGCAAAAATGCTCGCTGTACAAAAAGTGGCGAATCTGGTCGTTGACCCGGTGATGGTCTCCAAATCCGGACGCGCACTCCTGAAGCCGGATGCTATCGACGCCCTCAAGAAGCTGCTTTTCCCGCTCGCGCTCGTCGTCACCCCCAATATCCACGAGGCGCAACAGTTGTCCGGCATCGCCATCGGCAACCTGGCGGATGCTCGACGCGCGGCCAAGATTATTCACGGCTTCGGCTGTCAGTACGTGCTGATCAAAGGCGGCCATCTGCTCGCCGAACGTGGCACCGACCTGCTCTATGACGGCCGATTCTTCAATATCTACAAAGGCGAGTTCATCGACACGCCCCACACACACGGCACCGGCTGCACCTTCGCCTCGGCGCTCGCCGCCCAACTGGCGCGCGGCAAAGCGATGACCGATGCGGTGCAGGCCGCGAAGACCTACCTCACGGAAACCATCCGCCATAGTCTTGCCATTGGACACGGCACCGGCCCGACCAATCACTTCTACTTTCTCGAAACATAG